A genomic region of Oceanococcus atlanticus contains the following coding sequences:
- a CDS encoding RDD family protein has product MAELIQPAPFMRRLGAAVYDFLLLLALWICAGFIAVLIHDGAAEPAGSRAFQSVLLAISILFNSWFWTHGGQTLGMRAWRLQVRKEDGGTVSWPRAGLRFLFAIPAWGLCGLGVFWAIPHPQNKTWQDLLSGTETVLLPAPRPDQKIPD; this is encoded by the coding sequence ATGGCCGAACTGATTCAACCCGCGCCCTTCATGCGTCGCCTGGGCGCAGCTGTGTATGACTTCTTACTGCTGCTGGCGCTTTGGATCTGCGCCGGCTTCATTGCCGTACTCATCCATGACGGCGCCGCCGAGCCGGCTGGAAGTCGCGCATTTCAGAGCGTATTGCTAGCCATTTCCATACTCTTCAACAGCTGGTTCTGGACCCACGGCGGACAAACCCTGGGCATGCGCGCATGGCGCCTGCAGGTGCGCAAGGAAGACGGCGGTACGGTGAGCTGGCCGCGTGCTGGCCTACGCTTTCTGTTCGCCATTCCAGCCTGGGGCCTGTGCGGCCTCGGCGTGTTCTGGGCCATCCCCCATCCACAGAACAAAACCTGGCAGGACCTCTTGAGCGGCACCGAAACCGTGCTGCTGCCTGCACCCCGGCCGGATCAGAAAATCCCGGACTGA
- a CDS encoding GNAT family N-acetyltransferase: protein MLTAQRIDWATHGNACLAVRRQVFVQEQGIAPAVEFDGRDPDCIHVLAQHHDQAIGTARMLPDAHIGRVAVLAPWRGHGVGRLLMAALTEEARLRGESAVHLASQESAIDFYRRLGFVAHGDMYLEAGIPHLDMTLTL from the coding sequence ATGCTTACAGCGCAGCGCATAGACTGGGCCACACACGGCAATGCCTGCCTGGCAGTACGCCGGCAGGTGTTCGTGCAGGAGCAAGGCATCGCGCCCGCCGTGGAGTTTGATGGGCGTGACCCGGACTGTATCCACGTCTTGGCCCAGCATCACGATCAGGCCATCGGCACTGCGCGGATGTTGCCGGATGCCCACATCGGCCGCGTTGCCGTACTTGCACCTTGGCGCGGCCATGGCGTGGGCCGCCTGCTAATGGCAGCCTTGACCGAAGAAGCCCGCCTACGCGGCGAGTCAGCGGTACACTTGGCTTCGCAAGAGTCCGCCATCGACTTTTATCGTCGCCTGGGTTTTGTCGCACACGGCGATATGTACCTGGAAGCGGGCATTCCCCACCTCGATATGACATTGACCCTGTAG
- a CDS encoding DNA/RNA non-specific endonuclease — protein MRQLLRVLPLPLLALPMLWVGWTLFNGVREHPDSFAGLPRSQDMALLPWMPHGFQVLDPPGFVLGYSEYWRNPLWVAYRLTQRVDGPYADRPGRFAVDARTFSRVNAEDYSHSGFNRGHMAPNYAMSRFHGRDAQRASFRMSNIVPQRGALNQKLWQRLEELEADVYAASEVPLYVVMGPVFTAEDERLPSGVAIPDGFFRIWLRRDRDGRLRVLAFLVPQTVSGYEPLDGFLVSVDAIEQATGLDFFHRLDDEQEAVLEAGVNAQAWDFSRHARRAPRY, from the coding sequence ATGCGACAACTGCTACGCGTACTGCCGTTGCCCTTGCTGGCGTTGCCGATGCTGTGGGTGGGCTGGACCCTGTTCAATGGTGTGCGTGAACATCCCGACAGCTTTGCCGGCTTGCCGCGCTCCCAGGATATGGCCTTGCTGCCTTGGATGCCGCATGGCTTTCAGGTGCTTGACCCGCCGGGGTTTGTGCTCGGTTATTCGGAGTATTGGCGCAATCCATTGTGGGTGGCCTACCGCTTGACCCAGCGGGTTGATGGGCCCTACGCCGACCGGCCCGGGCGGTTTGCTGTTGATGCCCGAACGTTCAGCCGCGTCAATGCGGAAGATTACAGTCACAGTGGCTTTAACCGCGGGCATATGGCGCCGAACTATGCAATGTCCCGCTTTCATGGTCGTGACGCCCAGCGGGCGAGTTTTCGCATGAGCAACATCGTGCCTCAGCGCGGTGCGCTGAATCAGAAGCTGTGGCAGCGCCTGGAGGAGCTCGAAGCCGATGTATACGCCGCTTCGGAAGTGCCGCTGTACGTTGTGATGGGGCCGGTGTTTACGGCCGAGGATGAGCGCTTGCCCAGCGGTGTGGCCATTCCCGACGGCTTCTTCCGCATCTGGTTGCGGCGTGATCGCGATGGCCGGTTGCGGGTGTTGGCCTTTCTGGTTCCGCAAACGGTCAGCGGTTATGAGCCGCTGGACGGTTTTCTGGTCAGCGTGGATGCGATTGAGCAGGCCACCGGCCTGGATTTTTTCCACCGCCTGGATGATGAGCAGGAAGCGGTTCTGGAAGCGGGCGTGAATGCCCAGGCCTGGGATTTCTCACGTCATGCCCGCCGGGCGCCACGCTACTGA
- a CDS encoding long-chain-fatty-acid--CoA ligase, with protein MLGQMMNVPLTISTLIRHAARNHPHAEIVSVTGDNPRHRTTMGDALQRSAQLANALVGLGIKPGDRVATLAWNDYRHFEAYFGVSGMGAVLHTINPRLFPEQIAYIINHAEDRVLMIDPMFMPLIAAIRGELKTLEKIVVLAPADSSLDDGLVSYDALLQGQPSTFDWPQLDENAASSICYTSGTTGNPKGVVYSHRSTVLHAMAAVAADALALSVRDAVLPVVPMFHVNAWGIPYAAAMCGCKLVFPGPKMGDGETLQDLIESENVTLAAGVPTVWLGLLQYLEKSGKSLPSLERTVVGGSACPISIMQAFKDKYDVDTLHAWGMTEMSPVGTVNVPKRDADNLSRDDYWKLKAKQGRAVYGVEMKIVNDDGVEQPWDGKSVGNLKVRGPWICSEYYKLPGNDAHDADGWFSTGDVASIDADGFMQITDRTKDVIKSGGEWISSIELENAALGHPAVAEAAVIGIAHPKWDERPLLIIVAKDQAPSKDDVLEYLSDKVAKWWLPDDIAFVDEIPKTATGKIQKLTLREQFADFSFG; from the coding sequence ATGCTCGGTCAGATGATGAATGTACCGTTGACCATCAGCACCCTGATTCGCCACGCCGCACGCAATCATCCGCATGCGGAGATCGTGTCGGTGACCGGCGACAACCCGCGCCATCGCACCACCATGGGCGATGCCCTGCAGCGCTCTGCCCAGCTTGCCAATGCGCTGGTCGGCTTGGGCATCAAGCCCGGCGATCGGGTGGCAACTCTGGCCTGGAATGATTACCGGCACTTCGAGGCTTACTTCGGTGTATCCGGAATGGGCGCCGTGCTGCACACCATCAACCCGCGCCTGTTCCCGGAGCAGATTGCCTACATCATCAATCATGCCGAAGATCGCGTGCTGATGATTGACCCGATGTTTATGCCATTGATCGCTGCGATCCGCGGCGAACTCAAAACGCTGGAAAAAATTGTCGTGCTGGCGCCGGCCGACTCCTCACTGGATGATGGCCTCGTCAGTTATGACGCCCTGCTGCAGGGCCAGCCAAGCACATTCGATTGGCCGCAACTCGACGAGAACGCCGCCAGCTCCATCTGTTACACCTCCGGCACCACCGGCAACCCCAAAGGGGTGGTCTATTCGCACCGCTCAACCGTGCTGCACGCAATGGCGGCGGTCGCCGCCGATGCACTGGCTTTGTCGGTGCGCGATGCGGTCCTGCCGGTCGTACCGATGTTCCACGTCAATGCCTGGGGCATCCCCTATGCCGCAGCCATGTGCGGCTGCAAGCTGGTCTTCCCCGGCCCCAAAATGGGCGACGGCGAAACCCTGCAGGACCTGATCGAGTCGGAAAACGTCACGCTGGCCGCCGGGGTTCCCACAGTGTGGCTGGGCCTGCTGCAGTATCTGGAAAAATCCGGCAAATCTCTGCCGTCATTGGAGCGCACCGTGGTCGGCGGTTCGGCCTGCCCGATCTCCATCATGCAGGCCTTCAAAGACAAGTACGACGTCGACACCCTGCACGCCTGGGGCATGACCGAAATGAGCCCAGTGGGCACCGTTAACGTGCCCAAACGCGATGCCGACAACCTCAGCCGCGACGATTACTGGAAACTCAAAGCCAAGCAAGGCCGCGCGGTCTACGGCGTTGAAATGAAAATCGTCAACGACGACGGCGTCGAACAACCCTGGGATGGTAAATCGGTCGGCAACCTCAAGGTGCGCGGCCCGTGGATCTGCTCTGAGTACTACAAGCTTCCCGGCAACGACGCACACGATGCGGACGGCTGGTTCTCGACCGGCGATGTGGCCTCGATCGATGCCGATGGCTTCATGCAAATCACCGACCGGACCAAGGACGTGATCAAATCCGGCGGCGAGTGGATCAGCTCGATCGAGCTGGAGAATGCCGCGCTGGGCCACCCCGCCGTAGCCGAAGCGGCGGTTATCGGCATCGCCCATCCCAAGTGGGACGAGCGCCCGCTGCTGATCATCGTGGCCAAGGATCAAGCCCCCAGCAAAGACGATGTGCTGGAATACCTGTCAGACAAAGTCGCCAAGTGGTGGCTACCGGATGACATTGCCTTTGTGGACGAAATCCCCAAAACCGCCACGGGCAAGATCCAGAAGCTAACCCTGCGCGAGCAATTTGCCGACTTCAGCTTCGGCTGA
- a CDS encoding NUDIX hydrolase has product MKYCAECGGTVEHRIPEGDHLPRFICPSCHTIHYQNPRVITGCLPIWQDKVLMCKRAIEPRYGYWTLPAGFLEIGETVAQGAARETMEEARARVEVRQLFSFINVTYIGQIYTLYLAELLDLDFGPGPESLEVELMSEDQIPWDNLAFPTVKLSLQDYFSDRKTGQYRLHTHDLTTPPWRPGKSKG; this is encoded by the coding sequence ATGAAGTATTGCGCCGAGTGCGGCGGCACGGTGGAACACCGTATTCCAGAGGGCGATCACCTGCCCCGGTTCATCTGCCCGTCGTGCCACACAATTCACTACCAAAACCCGCGCGTGATCACCGGTTGTCTGCCCATCTGGCAAGACAAGGTGTTGATGTGCAAACGCGCGATTGAGCCACGCTACGGCTACTGGACCTTGCCGGCCGGTTTTCTCGAAATCGGCGAGACGGTGGCTCAGGGTGCCGCCCGTGAAACCATGGAGGAAGCGCGCGCACGGGTCGAGGTCAGACAGCTGTTCAGCTTTATCAATGTGACCTACATCGGGCAGATTTACACGCTGTATCTGGCCGAGCTGCTGGATCTGGACTTCGGCCCAGGCCCTGAGAGCCTGGAGGTCGAACTCATGAGCGAAGACCAGATACCGTGGGACAACCTCGCCTTCCCGACCGTGAAACTCAGCCTACAGGACTATTTCTCGGACCGGAAAACAGGTCAGTATAGGCTGCATACGCATGATCTCACGACGCCGCCGTGGCGCCCCGGAAAGTCTAAAGGCTGA
- a CDS encoding PhzF family phenazine biosynthesis protein, with amino-acid sequence MTPVPIYQIDAFTQRVFGGNPAALVPLESWLPDAQLQSISAENNLSETVFLVRSEGTDADFAMRWFTPTHEVELCGHATLASAWWLFHHGGWAAESVTFDTQSGVLSAQRYGSQVEIDLPSRPSEPDMSARDELAAALGCAPTEVRRGANWIAVFDDESSVRTLNPDFRALAALHPLGVIVTAPGEQVDIVSRYFAPSFGIDEDPVTGSAHADLAPYWSARLNKDQLSARQLSARGGELELHFDAQRVKLRGDCRLFLRGEILLP; translated from the coding sequence ATGACGCCAGTTCCTATCTATCAGATCGACGCTTTCACTCAGCGTGTATTTGGCGGCAATCCGGCCGCCCTGGTGCCCCTTGAATCCTGGCTACCGGACGCTCAACTGCAAAGCATCTCAGCAGAAAACAACTTGTCAGAGACGGTGTTCTTGGTGCGCAGCGAAGGTACCGATGCCGATTTCGCGATGCGCTGGTTCACCCCGACCCATGAAGTGGAACTGTGTGGACATGCCACACTGGCCAGTGCGTGGTGGTTATTTCATCACGGAGGCTGGGCCGCAGAAAGCGTGACTTTCGACACACAAAGCGGCGTACTGAGCGCGCAACGTTATGGCTCACAAGTCGAGATTGACCTACCCAGCCGCCCGTCCGAACCGGATATGAGCGCACGTGACGAACTCGCCGCTGCACTCGGTTGCGCCCCCACTGAAGTGCGGCGCGGCGCCAACTGGATTGCCGTGTTTGACGATGAAAGCAGCGTACGCACCCTCAACCCCGACTTTCGCGCACTGGCGGCATTGCACCCGTTGGGCGTTATCGTGACCGCACCAGGCGAGCAGGTCGATATCGTGTCACGTTATTTCGCGCCGTCATTCGGTATCGACGAAGACCCGGTCACCGGATCAGCACATGCCGATCTCGCACCCTACTGGAGCGCACGACTGAACAAAGACCAGCTCAGCGCGCGCCAACTGTCGGCACGCGGCGGTGAACTCGAACTGCATTTCGACGCGCAGCGCGTGAAGTTACGCGGTGATTGCCGATTGTTTCTTCGCGGTGAAATACTGCTGCCCTAA
- a CDS encoding 2-hydroxychromene-2-carboxylate isomerase has product MASVDFWFDYISHNAYLAWHGLKPIADAHNLAIIPQPVVFAGLLNHYGGKGPAELPAKSQWMLKNVLRKARQLDLTLRPPASHPFNPLLSLRATLAIDDVATRTRFIDSMFHAVWAESRDPSAAQTINDCATQAGCDGEHILAQANDPDIKDALHNQTREAIRRKVFGVPSILIGDELFWGYDDLVFMRQHLEGSDPLDTNDLQQWQRVRPSARR; this is encoded by the coding sequence ATGGCCAGCGTTGATTTCTGGTTCGACTACATTTCGCACAATGCTTATCTGGCTTGGCATGGGCTGAAACCCATCGCCGATGCCCACAATCTGGCGATCATCCCGCAACCCGTGGTCTTCGCCGGGCTGCTGAATCACTATGGCGGCAAGGGCCCGGCCGAACTGCCGGCCAAGTCGCAATGGATGCTCAAGAACGTGCTGCGCAAAGCACGCCAGCTCGACCTCACGCTGCGCCCACCGGCCAGCCATCCGTTCAACCCTTTGCTCAGCCTGCGCGCCACGTTGGCGATCGACGATGTCGCTACGCGCACGCGTTTCATCGACAGCATGTTCCATGCGGTGTGGGCAGAAAGCCGCGACCCAAGCGCCGCTCAAACCATCAACGACTGCGCCACGCAGGCCGGCTGCGACGGTGAACACATTCTGGCCCAGGCCAATGACCCGGACATCAAGGATGCACTTCACAATCAAACGCGTGAGGCGATACGCCGCAAGGTGTTTGGCGTACCCAGTATTTTGATAGGTGACGAATTGTTCTGGGGCTACGATGATCTGGTCTTCATGCGCCAGCACCTTGAAGGCAGCGATCCGCTGGACACCAACGATTTGCAGCAATGGCAACGTGTGCGGCCATCGGCCCGGCGCTGA
- a CDS encoding bile acid:sodium symporter family protein, which produces MQEITLNFSPQSLTLLNVVLGVVMFGIAIDLRVADFKRVLQLPRAVFAGLCAQFLALPAATFVLIQILRPAPEFALGMLLVSSCPGGNISNFVTHISRGNSALSVTMTAVSSLAAIVMTPLNFAFWGQLDSQLAPLLQSVSLQFSDMLIMVCIMLGAPLALGMWLAARYPGFTAYLRTPLRWFSFAAFFGFVLAAAANNLDAFRQYLSLVLGLVVLHNLIAFGCGYLLARLVRLPDADTRAVTVEVGIQNSGLGLILIFNFFGGLGGMALIAACWGIWHIIAGSVLASFWSRRPLHGTHT; this is translated from the coding sequence ATGCAGGAGATCACGCTCAACTTCTCGCCACAGAGCCTGACGCTGCTCAACGTTGTGCTTGGCGTGGTCATGTTCGGGATTGCAATTGATCTGCGCGTGGCTGATTTTAAGCGCGTGCTGCAGTTACCACGGGCTGTCTTTGCCGGGCTGTGTGCGCAATTTCTGGCCTTGCCAGCGGCAACCTTTGTGCTTATCCAGATCCTGCGCCCGGCACCGGAATTCGCCCTCGGCATGCTGCTGGTGTCGAGCTGCCCTGGCGGCAATATCTCCAACTTCGTCACCCATATCTCGCGCGGCAACTCGGCCCTGTCCGTGACCATGACGGCGGTCTCGTCGCTCGCTGCCATCGTCATGACGCCGCTGAATTTTGCATTCTGGGGGCAGCTGGACAGCCAGCTCGCGCCGCTGCTTCAAAGCGTGTCCCTGCAGTTCAGCGACATGCTGATCATGGTCTGCATCATGCTCGGCGCCCCACTGGCACTGGGCATGTGGCTGGCTGCGCGCTACCCAGGCTTCACCGCCTATCTGCGCACGCCCTTGCGCTGGTTCTCGTTTGCCGCCTTCTTCGGTTTCGTGCTGGCCGCCGCCGCCAACAATCTGGATGCCTTCCGCCAATACCTCAGCCTGGTCCTGGGCCTGGTGGTTCTGCACAACCTGATCGCTTTTGGCTGCGGCTACCTGCTGGCCCGCCTGGTCCGCCTGCCGGATGCAGACACCCGCGCCGTGACGGTGGAGGTCGGCATCCAGAATTCGGGGCTGGGCCTGATTCTCATCTTCAACTTCTTTGGCGGGCTCGGCGGCATGGCCTTGATCGCAGCGTGCTGGGGCATCTGGCACATCATTGCCGGCAGCGTGCTGGCCAGCTTTTGGTCACGCCGACCTCTACACGGCACGCACACCTGA
- a CDS encoding PhoD-like phosphatase N-terminal domain-containing protein: protein MDQLQVAANAPAALELSVPYVSQDAALIAARFDDGALTGRSLIWEVFEQDAVDPVRYGLCLVKADGEPEVRIPVMGLTPGRAYRYRFLDGVNSSPEGRFITAMQRDTHRAA, encoded by the coding sequence ATGGATCAATTACAAGTCGCCGCCAATGCGCCTGCGGCCTTGGAACTCAGCGTACCTTATGTAAGCCAGGATGCAGCGCTGATTGCAGCGCGCTTCGACGATGGCGCGCTCACGGGGCGCAGCCTGATTTGGGAAGTCTTCGAACAGGATGCGGTTGATCCGGTTCGCTATGGCCTGTGTCTGGTCAAGGCCGATGGTGAGCCGGAAGTGCGAATTCCGGTGATGGGGCTGACCCCGGGGCGGGCTTACCGCTATCGTTTCCTCGATGGCGTGAACAGTTCCCCGGAAGGGCGCTTCATCACGGCCATGCAGCGCGATACACACCGCGCCGCCTAA
- a CDS encoding trypsin-like serine peptidase, producing the protein MNLPVRHLILSALLLATPASQAADSPWLSRLLLNTLSTLDLTSPGPTHAAAPSSALDYARAGDVDLNSTQHGQWQQEAGEAVWRLKLRSEDALSLSVTLSDMQLPAGATLNLYDGDGQRWHGPLSTDVLTRHARFWSPLVPRNALILELRVAASEQPNTQLRVSQVQHGFRDFTLLSKSGSCNIDVACSQADSWTDAVRASARITLGGQRLCSAVLLNNTQQNGDPLLLTARHCGVSANGEFAPSSVVVYWNFETSRCGGSPDGNLRQNQTGASLLADDAATDFTLLRLNQQPATNYQVYYAGWDARGLAPTSGASVHHPGGDEKRISLFNQAAAPRNANVDGQSVQSWQVFWSQGVTEPGSSGAGLWDAQHRVVGQLSGGNSSCSSPDGADVYGRLDVSWDNNSAAARQLRAWLDPAGTGQLTLDGLDPSTNTLRAANDSFTSVPDDSAQLLLDVLSNDAGQQPLRLLSARAANGQVRVQGQQLLYDFGPGHNADQVEYQVINRWGEIDSANVTLERQSKALTPLRGGLVDGGALMLLGVLATWRRRRCLQRSA; encoded by the coding sequence ATGAACCTGCCTGTTCGCCACCTGATTCTGAGCGCGCTGCTGCTGGCCACACCGGCCAGCCAGGCCGCCGACAGCCCGTGGCTCTCGCGCCTGCTGCTGAACACACTGTCCACGCTGGATCTCACCAGCCCCGGACCGACCCACGCCGCGGCACCATCCAGCGCGCTGGACTATGCCCGAGCTGGCGATGTCGACCTGAACAGCACGCAGCATGGGCAGTGGCAGCAGGAGGCCGGCGAGGCTGTCTGGCGACTCAAACTGCGCAGCGAAGACGCCCTCAGCCTGAGCGTCACACTGAGCGATATGCAGTTGCCGGCGGGGGCCACGCTGAACCTCTACGATGGCGACGGCCAGCGCTGGCACGGCCCGCTAAGCACCGACGTTCTGACCCGCCATGCGCGCTTCTGGTCGCCCCTGGTGCCACGCAACGCACTGATCCTGGAGCTGCGCGTTGCGGCTTCGGAACAGCCCAACACGCAGCTGCGCGTGAGCCAGGTTCAGCATGGCTTTCGTGATTTCACATTGCTCAGCAAGTCCGGCAGCTGCAACATCGACGTGGCCTGCAGTCAGGCCGACAGCTGGACCGATGCCGTGCGGGCCAGCGCGCGCATTACGCTGGGCGGCCAGCGTCTGTGCAGCGCCGTGCTGCTTAACAACACCCAACAAAACGGCGACCCGCTGCTGCTCACCGCGCGTCATTGTGGGGTTAGCGCGAATGGTGAGTTCGCCCCCAGCTCGGTGGTGGTGTACTGGAACTTCGAAACCAGCCGCTGCGGCGGCTCGCCAGATGGCAACCTGCGCCAGAACCAGACCGGCGCCAGCCTGCTGGCCGACGATGCCGCAACCGACTTCACCCTGCTGCGTCTCAACCAGCAACCGGCAACCAACTATCAGGTCTATTACGCCGGCTGGGATGCACGCGGACTGGCCCCGACCAGCGGCGCAAGCGTGCATCATCCGGGCGGTGACGAAAAACGCATCAGCCTGTTCAATCAGGCTGCCGCACCACGCAACGCCAATGTTGATGGGCAGTCAGTGCAGAGTTGGCAGGTGTTCTGGAGTCAGGGCGTCACCGAACCCGGCTCGTCGGGCGCCGGCCTGTGGGATGCACAGCATCGCGTAGTCGGCCAGCTTTCAGGCGGCAACTCATCCTGCTCCAGCCCGGATGGCGCTGACGTCTACGGCCGACTCGACGTCTCATGGGACAACAACAGCGCTGCAGCTCGGCAGCTGCGCGCCTGGCTCGACCCCGCAGGCACCGGCCAGCTCACATTGGACGGACTGGACCCAAGCACCAATACACTGCGTGCGGCCAATGACAGCTTCACCAGCGTGCCAGACGACAGCGCACAACTGCTGCTCGACGTCCTCAGCAACGATGCAGGCCAACAGCCACTGCGTTTGCTCAGCGCACGCGCCGCAAACGGCCAGGTCCGCGTCCAGGGCCAGCAACTACTTTACGACTTTGGCCCCGGCCATAACGCAGATCAGGTCGAATACCAGGTGATCAACCGTTGGGGCGAGATCGACAGCGCAAATGTCACTCTGGAACGTCAGAGCAAGGCCCTCACGCCTCTACGCGGCGGACTTGTCGACGGCGGCGCACTGATGCTGCTCGGTGTGTTGGCGACCTGGCGTCGTCGGCGATGCTTACAGCGCAGCGCATAG
- a CDS encoding ArsR/SmtB family transcription factor yields the protein MSMDITESAAVCRILADATRQRLLLLLEAEELSVAELTDITGLAQSRVSTHLGKLRDTGMVQDRRQGTTVFYSATAHSGTIGRLWQALRQDISSEQINSDRERMAEVLRRRNPGLTWAESVAGHMELHYSPGRTWQATAHALLPLLAFGDVLDIAAGDGMLAALLAPRSRSITCVDFSATLVEAGTQRLQDFAQARYLQGDMHNLPLPDNGFDTVFLLHALTYSAQPAQVLSELARVMRPGARAIISTLARHTHEATVAAFDHVNLGFEPAALSQLIEEAGLISEQCDVSLRESQPPYFGVITAVASKPQ from the coding sequence ATGAGCATGGACATCACCGAAAGCGCCGCAGTCTGCCGCATTCTGGCCGATGCGACACGCCAGCGCCTGCTCCTGCTGCTGGAGGCTGAAGAACTCAGCGTAGCCGAACTCACCGACATCACCGGACTGGCGCAGAGCCGCGTGTCGACTCATCTGGGCAAGCTGCGCGATACCGGGATGGTGCAGGATCGGCGCCAGGGCACCACCGTGTTCTATTCGGCCACCGCGCACAGCGGCACCATCGGACGCCTGTGGCAAGCCCTGCGCCAGGACATTTCCAGCGAACAGATCAACAGCGACCGCGAGCGCATGGCCGAAGTGCTGCGTCGGCGCAACCCAGGCCTGACCTGGGCTGAGTCGGTTGCCGGCCACATGGAGCTGCATTACTCCCCGGGGCGCACCTGGCAGGCCACCGCGCATGCCTTGCTGCCGCTGCTGGCCTTTGGCGATGTGCTGGACATTGCCGCTGGCGACGGCATGCTGGCCGCCCTGCTGGCACCGCGCAGCCGCTCAATCACCTGCGTGGATTTCAGCGCAACGCTGGTTGAAGCCGGCACCCAGCGCCTGCAGGATTTTGCCCAGGCGCGCTATCTGCAAGGCGACATGCACAACCTGCCTCTGCCGGACAACGGTTTCGACACCGTCTTTCTGCTCCACGCCCTGACCTACAGCGCACAACCTGCCCAGGTGCTGAGCGAACTGGCCCGGGTGATGCGCCCGGGGGCGCGCGCGATCATTTCAACGCTGGCCCGGCATACCCACGAAGCCACCGTGGCGGCGTTCGATCACGTCAATCTGGGCTTCGAGCCGGCTGCGCTTAGCCAGCTGATCGAAGAGGCCGGGCTCATCAGCGAGCAGTGCGATGTCAGCCTGCGCGAATCGCAACCGCCGTATTTCGGCGTGATCACCGCCGTTGCAAGCAAACCGCAGTGA
- the fdxA gene encoding ferredoxin FdxA, with translation MAFVVTENCIKCKYTDCVEVCPVDCFHEGPNFLVIDPEECIDCTLCEPECPAEAIFAEDDLPEDQAHFLELNEALSKAWPVIREQKDPPADAAEWDGKPGKLELLEQ, from the coding sequence ATGGCTTTTGTCGTCACCGAAAACTGCATCAAGTGCAAATACACCGACTGCGTCGAAGTTTGTCCTGTGGACTGCTTCCACGAAGGCCCGAACTTTTTGGTGATTGATCCCGAAGAGTGCATCGACTGCACGCTGTGCGAACCCGAATGTCCGGCCGAGGCCATTTTTGCCGAGGACGACCTGCCCGAAGATCAGGCTCACTTCCTGGAACTCAACGAGGCGCTGTCCAAGGCCTGGCCGGTGATTCGCGAGCAGAAAGATCCGCCTGCTGATGCCGCTGAATGGGATGGCAAGCCCGGCAAGCTGGAACTGCTCGAGCAGTAA